The segment gtctgtatgTTGCTTCTTAACAACAATGTTATCAATATTTACCTTAGGATTAGCTTTTGTACCTTTTAAGTCCCTACcacctggaaaaaaaaataattaaaatatctttacACAAATGAACAAAGATACAATAAAGGGAAAATGTCAAATAGAACAAAAGAGgatcaattatatttttttcaagaaatatGAGTCTCATTGCACACGTCACCTGAATCTATAATTTCAAGTCTAAAAATTCAAGAAAAGAGCACAAAGTAGCCTAAATTCTTCTATACATTGATAACATCAGAGACAAGGAGTAGCTGAGAGATTGTATTGACACTGACCCTCTAACATCAGAGACAAGGAGTAGCTGAGAGATTGTATCGACACTGACCCTCTAACATCAGAGACAAGGAGTAGCTGAGAGATTGTATCGACACTGACCCTCTAACATCAGAGACAAGGAGTAGCTGAGAGATTGTATCGACACTGACCCTCTAACATCAGAGACAAGGAGTAGCTGAGAGATTGTATCGACACTGACCCTCTCCAGTGTAAGTAAAACATTCTCCCAAGTCAACATCATCTTCATAGCCACCAGACAGAGCAATTGAGTAGGCTCCAAGTTCACCTCCATGAATGCCAGCAACTGTTggtctgaaacaaaaaattttactttgaaatAGATGCTAAAAAATGTCCAGAATGTGCAATAATCAATAAATTGGGGTGTTCTAAATTGAGACAAGAAACTGTATTCTTTAAGGAAGAATGATGACTCCACtctattaataaacttgtatcaatGAAGCACTGACAGGacaaaatatatcatttttacTGTAAGTCTGAAGAATCTGGTTTCTTAACATCATTCAACAAAAGCCTTACAGAACAACAtagtgggaagcatggtcgagagacTAAGTGTGACGAttacacttgccggggattatattatcaaacttgacaattcaatgaaatgaagaaagaaacatctctcttattttcttaaaacttctttaataatacttcttcaactttcacataaaatgacttctcagttcaataacaacttgacttaatACTTCTtaattaaaacttaaagatacacgaaacttcacttagtataacttcaacttcaggTAATATAACTTCAGATattacttcaactaataaaactttaattaaacgGACCCGCTTATATCACTTATAACTAATCAAGGACTAAGCGAGGatcatcgctctacaagaactactactatgcgaggaccctgTCTAACTGACCTTCCTctaatttatacctttcttaatcgtacattccagaatcctGGAACCTTCTccaataattattttagtaactttgaccttctagaagctgacatgtgctatttttttcccttaacctctttctttgattggatacctaaaattaacttgtttacgctggacacttgcactggtttgaacttgCTTCTCGAAACTGGttgaaataggtcacagactcgactgtGACACTAAGTAcgtttgaacttggcttggctacctatgaagggggctcgagagTCAACAcctgactcaagcagagttgagTTTGAGTTGTTGGCACAATTTaggttgtgtttactgagcgcctaatcCCCCACActggtctacaaatgagattggacaatAGCGCTcttagcatgctataagcatgaaagtagagctatataaaagccataattaaattttttttagcattacaaCCAGAAAACAGATACCAAGATAATATTGATTTTGAAATTTCCCATGAAATTCTCTTTGTATCTAAGACTTTAAGTACATATGTTACAGTTGAAATAATTCTTACTTTCACATGATTGAttgcaaaacaatttttttaatttgaaaaagtaGTGACCAGCTTAAAAGCTAGTTACATTAATAAGACAGTTAACTTGATGAAAAATAAACCCAATTCTTCCAATCGTTATACACATAaatagtcattttttttcctaaatattttattcaataattgGGGCTGGATTAACCTGTTCAGAAAATTTGGAGGCTTATTTACCTGTGAACACCATCACGACAACATTCCATCCTGGTACTCCACACAGTGCCTACTTCAATgtctaaataataatgaattaattaaaaaatattttcattttgttctaGTATGTAAAtgcattgaagaaaaaaatgtaataaaaaatattaaaagttaaataattcTTTGAAATCATCTGGTTCATATAGCAGGTGATGTTTGCTAATCAAACTAATGACAGTATGGCTGTCTTGTCAtatggtatgcactctggactatTGTACCTAAGGTCCCTGCCTGCTTCATTCCGTCACCCtgtaggaggtttgggctagggtgtaataatattcaaatctgaaggaacacccgaaacatgtaaaacaaacaaactgaaaTACACACATAGACTTGGTGGAATGTCTGATAGTCCTAACTTCACATCTTCagttttgtagaaaaaaaaattgacctctTTGCCTTCATAGCATAATGCAACTGAAGCAGGATTCaccagtttatatatatatataggcaggATTCaccagtttatatatatatatatagacaatgATGTCTGAAGGCTACTAGTGTCTTAGAGCATGATCATCAAACAATATTTGCATCACTTTCAGCTAAGCTAGATTTATTTTTGCATTAGCATATATCTGATTCTTAAGAACCAAAGAGTAGCCCTTAGAATCTAATGGATAAAGAAATGACCGAAGTGGCCAGGTCAGAATTGAGCCTATTTAAATACTATTTTGCTACTTAGCCATCTGTTCTGAACTACCATAGCGTCTAATTATAGTTGTAATACCTGGGACAGCTCCATGAAAATTTGGCCTATTGGCCTGAACTTTTATTACAGATTTCTTGTCCTCATCTGATTCTACATCCTGATCTAAAGATTGTGAAACTTCACTAACCACCTATAATatacataaattaaaattaactttGAAACCATATATTACTTCTTTTATGATTATATTGTATCtgtattaaaatatgaaattaaaatataaattatcagTGCATGTACACTCCAAAGGatgacaaatttttttatttatataaaatgatATCTCACTTTTCCTTGGAGTCTAGCAGATTTACGTCTTGAGCCATGAATTGAGCCACCCACAAAATTGTCAAAGTCTGAAGAAGCTTTTCTTTTCCTTGATTTCTCAGCAGGTTTAATCAATGTTGGCTGATTGCATCTTTTTATAATGCTTGGTAATGATTTAAactagcagaaaaaaaaacaacataaagaataaaacatatagatatagactgGCACATCACATCATTCTACTTTGGTTTGCAAGAAAAAGGAAACCCACTTATTAGTTATGCTGATTTTACTGAGCTATTCTATaaagctcaaaaaaaaaaaaattagattggAAACTAAAACAAGCTAAATAGCAGATTTATATTAAATCATAGTCACTatgatttgtttaaaatacatatatatatttttttttgaatacaaGAGAtcacactctttttttttctttggtattTTGTTAATCAACTTTTGATGACTAGATAACTAGcctctagattctatatctagctttagactagatatagatctagattaagatATTCTGTGGCTTTTTACATCTCTAGAGaccatcttttccctttgcaacttctcatgttACTAAAGGGGTCaattcttgatacacagctgtggcTACAGGTTGGCCATCTGCAATCACCAGAGGCtattgcactttcacccttctttctacttttgATATGTATGCCATCTGCAATCTACAACCTTTTTTGTTTATGCTTGCTCTCTGTGTGTATCTATCCAGTTCCTCTTTTTCCAAATTGTTAGTGTCAATGGATTCATGTTGCATTTGCACACATCAGTATGCCTTAAAAGTGGGTGACCAGCAGCTCTCTTGCCTTCTGTTACATGTCcgtacagaatgtcttgtgggagTTGACTTTATGGCATTCTGAAAACATGACCAAAGCAGCCAAGGCATCtactgctgctgataacagtgcGATGTCCTGGAATCCAGCTCTTCaccattaattattttatctcaCCACCTCATTTTGAAAATCGGCCTTAAGCATTGGAGGTCGAAGATGTTCACTACTATATAGCAAAGTACTCATCACGAATGTCCGGTAGACAACGGCTTTAGTATTGGTAGCAGCAAGATATTGTCTCACTCTCTTTTCTGCAGCCATGAAATGGTGCCCCTTGCCTTGGTTAGGGTTCCAAAGGACTGCCAATGCCTGGGGGTGAAAGTGGGGATAAGCTCCCACTTTCCAAGAAATGCTTTCACGGCTTGCGTCTCTAATTGCCTCTGACAGTCAaatccagctcctggccttcacgtgtgattTTCCCAAAAATCCGGCggaacctgttcttacaaactgaacggagaagggatgaaaggcggaacactggcgcctcaaaaccagtttagcttcgtgttgatggggcaCGTCAGCCTGAATAAtgcaacccatctaggagaaggaaaactctgactccAAACCTCAACTTTGTGGCGATACTCCCCCGTGTGGGTATCagggcttggaaatgaccaagtGTAATActaaccccactgcctttccacttgcatttcatTTCACTAAGGTGAATAATAGTGgagcttccccccccctctaggtTTTGCTTTTTGATGGAGGTCTGAAATGCACTACCCCAGACAGAGGTCTATGTCTCACTACACTCAACTACTGGATATAAACCCAtcacaaagttttttttctggaaCTGATGAATGTGATGGTgtgaaggggcctggatccTGGATGTGATGATTCCACAGggcatacccagggcacagtcAACCTTAAGCTTTACTACTGCAAAATAGTTACATTTGGAGAGTTCTgtggatggcggagaatggaccattggccaaccccaccttgtcccatggatattccagTTACAGTTTCAGGCCCAGATGCTCTTTTAATTCAGTGTTGGAGCAAGTTGCCAAGACTGAAAACTTCCTTAAAATGCGGGgattatactatatatatatatgtatatataaattttttttaaagtctgagaaaacacccagcctacactaaatgtcATTGCCTTGGCTATTGTGTCATTGTTGTATTAATCCAGTAGCACAACATTGgagatgatggagccaagataaCAAAATGGTCAACAATTTCCAGTAGTTCAACATTAATGGTCAAGTAAGGTGCAGTGCTTGTGTTCTGAACTAGTATTTTGGTCTTACTTTGACTAGTATTTAAGCCAAACTTCTGGCACGCAGCATATAATTAGTTTGTCAAGCAGGGTCTGAAGATGAGAAGCTGCATTAACAGCCTAGAGGGGGTTCCATAATTAGCACCATCCTACCTTTGGTTTTTGCCCTCAATCTGATATATTGAagagttttccagaggatcttatATGTAGAAACACACCTTCCTTGATTTCACTGTAAGTATAATGCAGTAggcaggagaagaatatgccaaacagagtaggtgtgagctcacatccctgcttgacaccactgctgacctcaaaaggtgctaactgggctccattgaatttcaCAGTACATTTTGTTTCCTCATGAAAACACACAATGAACTTAAGTAGTTTGAGACGGCATGCTACACTTCTGCTGAtcatgtctgtctctctctctgaatttctcctggaGTGGATATCATGTCaatgagactctgggtagactcaaaagctatcacttgcagcatAGATAGTGAAACTCTAGCAAATATTTTTTGCCAACTATGCCGAGGAGAGAGTTACTTCTATAATTGTTTAGCAATCACTCCAATCTCctttgttattatatatattttatatattgtgaCTGTATTTGTGTCAACCATATCCTGTGGGAAATGATCCCATGATCCAATTCCCAGCAGTTGCAGAGGAGATTATTAAGTTCTTAGAGCAGGAGTATTAGGTTGGCATTAACTACTTCCATTGGAATGCCATATAACTTCttggagattttctatttttcatgcTTTGTATTGCTTTTTTAAGATCACCAGGGAATGTTAGCTTATCTGG is part of the Biomphalaria glabrata chromosome 10, xgBioGlab47.1, whole genome shotgun sequence genome and harbors:
- the LOC106052094 gene encoding uncharacterized protein LOC106052094; the encoded protein is MHDYEAIRKKNLEDNKRILASFGLLDPFKSLPSIIKRCNQPTLIKPAEKSRKRKASSDFDNFVGGSIHGSRRKSARLQGKVVSEVSQSLDQDVESDEDKKSVIKVQANRPNFHGAVPDIEVGTVWSTRMECCRDGVHRPTVAGIHGGELGAYSIALSGGYEDDVDLGECFTYTGEGGRDLKGTKANPKNLRTAPQSKDQALTRGNLALSKNVETGNPVRVIRGYKLDSPFAPESGYRYDGLYSVEKSWFTIGLSGYGVWKFALKRCGNQAPPPWTFTSEPGSPEKKNIDEPDVETTQNSTDADTTKSAFRNAD